Genomic DNA from Spirochaetota bacterium:
AGAAAGCGTTTTAGTCCTGAGGAAAAGTTCAATATTGTCAAGTAGATGCTAGGCAAAGCAAAGACAGTTAGTGAGATAAGTGAAGAGTATAGCATTCATCCAAATATGTATTACCGCTGGCAGAGTGAATTTTTTTAAAGCAGACTTAAATGGCTTTAAAGAAAAATCACAAGGCCCAACAAAGGCAGCTCGGAATCGTGGTGAAGTCATGAGATTGTTCAGTATCAGTTTTACGTGCATCATCACTGGCATATAGATATAGCATATGTCATAATGAGCAGAGTGCATTACTATCTGGCATTCATGCTTGACGGTTTTTCAGGTTTTTTATATACTGGGAGCTTTTGACCTATATTTCGGGATTGTCCGAACTGAAGCATTGTGACCTACTAGTCAGGCATATTATGGTGAGGGTATAAAAGTCATTGAAAAATTTGTTTATGAATATAATAACAAAAGGTATCATGCAGGTATTGATTATTTGAAACCTTTTGATGTATTTCATGGCAGAAGACCGGCTATACTTGCAAACCAAGAACAAAAATTAAAGCATCCTCGGCATGAAAGATTTACCAAGAATGCTGAATTAAATTGTATCTAAATTGGGGATTTACCCGCTTAATTTAACCGGCAAAAATTCCCATTTTATTGAAGCTAAACAGTTACAAATCTCTGTAATTTCAGCTTCAACGATTTTAAGGTATGATTCAATGCCAAAGGAAATTATCCGCTCAAGAAGTGAATGTTCAAGGTCTTGGCGCAGAGTTTTTTCATTAATTCTCGATTTTCTTACTTGCTTTTTTGTCCCTTTTTTTCAACTTTCATTTTTGGTATTTCCTTTTGTTTAAAATTATTGCTTGAGGGTGTCCCAAAATAAACAGTGGGACTCTCAATGACGCGGGTGCAAAGTCATTACGAGCGTAGTGCTTGTCCTGAGCTTGTCGAAGGGAAGCAATCTCAATGCCACAGAAGAAAAGATTGCTTAGTTACTTCATTCCTCGCAATGACAGGAGGGCAAAAGTCATTGCAAAGAGATGTCTTTTGGGACATCCCCTGGAGATGACAACCAATTTACAACATCATTTGGGACAAAATCTATCTTCCAATTATGAAAATTGCATATATACTTTATCATGACATTACTACAAACAGTGGTGTTACTAAAAAAATAAACGATCAGGTGGAGCAGTGGCATAAAAATGGCCATGAAGTACAAGTTTATGCCAATGTGCCAAGGCAAGGATCTTCTATACTTGAAGCAAGGCAATATTTAGTTGCATCACCGTGGAAAGAGAGATTATTTAAAAATTGTAAAATATTGGATGAATTAGAAAATTTCAATCCTGACATAGTGTATTATAGATATGATATTTGGTCTAAGACACTATCAAAAATATTACAGAAGTATAAGGTTGTTACCGAGTTAAACACATTAGATGTTCATGAATTCCTTTTACTTTTCAAGGCAAGAAAAACAATACGATCTTTATTGATTTATCTGGCGTATAGATTATTACGAGGCTTAATATTTAATAATGTGAAGGGTATTGTAGCGGTAACAAAAGAGATAGCAGATGATTTTTCAGTAGCAAAATATAAAAAGAAAACCACATATATTCCCAATGGTATTAACTTAAATGAATACCATACAATTAAAGATCCTGAATATTCACAGTCAAGAACCGCACTATTTTTTATGGGTACCCCCAATCAACCCTGGCATGGTGTTGATATAATTGAAAAACTTGCTATGTATTTACCACAATATGATTTTCATATAGTAGGCATATATAGGGAAAAATTGGTTCCCAATCTCTACTGGCATGGCTATTTACAAAAAGAGGATTATATAAAAATTCTTAAACAATGCCATGTTTGTGTAGGGACTCTTGCCTTATACAGAAACAACCTTACAGAGGCATGCCCAATAAAAGTGCG
This window encodes:
- a CDS encoding glycosyltransferase family 4 protein; translated protein: MKIAYILYHDITTNSGVTKKINDQVEQWHKNGHEVQVYANVPRQGSSILEARQYLVASPWKERLFKNCKILDELENFNPDIVYYRYDIWSKTLSKILQKYKVVTELNTLDVHEFLLLFKARKTIRSLLIYLAYRLLRGLIFNNVKGIVAVTKEIADDFSVAKYKKKTTYIPNGINLNEYHTIKDPEYSQSRTALFFMGTPNQPWHGVDIIEKLAMYLPQYDFHIVGIYREKLVPNLYWHGYLQKEDYIKILKQCHVCVGTLALYRNNLTEACPIKVREYLAYGYPTIIGYKDTSFLTSNPDFLFYLKPSLDNIDEMVSFIEKNKKRIVLHDEIKTISTEYTEKQRLLFFEEIVNNQ